One Haliaeetus albicilla chromosome 11, bHalAlb1.1, whole genome shotgun sequence genomic window carries:
- the STOX1 gene encoding storkhead-box protein 1 produces MNPLSQSHSIPLAEGICRTISDMNADHVMVTQETLMEQLVKNYPGIAVPSHNVLYNILGTLIKERKIYHTGEGYFMVTPNTYFITNDATEDNRRVPLADSHCSSSPSITYLVNIERCADLAKENIPMVSRYRSCHCFPDQNMLCEQRPRQLVDRKPNGGGRKGCSELKPSIQTHGISTSAENRSWDTIKSLTSSKEKLKSKRFGLGLFWRSASKKEKRKKEYSTFSAQFPPKEWPVRDEDDLDNIPRDIEHEIIKRINPTLTVDNLIKHTILMQKFEEQKKYISKGTLAEVSIVRQNHLSKDCIQKTESKPAKHTRKTKSKEEKQISRSNRKFHIHELTSQNEKLEENLSLPILNQQPSDVGVESHVIYKKQIKNPFQGLSWRRNFHAKGYKGTINSQLKSRTRKQDRALQRPWSLDSSKTFDYETKQLTTEMQADKAKQNKLLHANRSSLQLKKDSLSENFSYLQGNTLQIDNKSKYFLESTISEENIYRGTVKKNPGDIKKSPHSYIEDNGVCKEDAKFSLHLKDENCRCKADTVCELLDQTANEFQNVHLSNYTANVSLVKKIGVKYRQKTDKKSELIFKYDCASHPGSMKLGSEGFTDNCHLLYQKAHDGDTCNSLHLDDNFEGNEPCHLPPGHAFSDTRDWNKAVQKLGTAMSLKNCKVNTYPAQYNTTVNKCDSGEHGYKESASFAESTDGSKEHPKPGFSEESCLCSQVLLIGRRKEEEAGLTECAEASAVADFCHTNEADSDADTLQNFTYEIGEVVACCALGSQTKEMRNPLGKKDLLFKNACTVVSGQKHPEGTENHSITGDSGIDSPRWNEKKMKPPAKF; encoded by the exons ATGAATCCTCTCTCACAGTCACACTCCATTCCTCTGGCAGAAGGAATATGCCGTACCATATCAGACATGAATGCAGATCATGTGATGGTCACGCAGGAAACTTTAATGGAGCAGTTAGTGAAGAATTATCCAG GCATTGCAGTTCCTTCCCACAATGTCTTATATAATATCCTTGGCACTCtaattaaagaaaggaaaatctatCATACGGGAGAAGGATACTTCATGGTGACTCCCAACACATACTTCATCACAAATGATGCCACAGAAGACAACAGAAGGGTCCCGTTGGCAGACAGTCATTGCTCTTCTTCGCCTTCCATCACTTACCTGGTAAACATTGAGCGCTGTGCAGACCTAGCGAAAGAAAACATTCCTATGGTATCCCGTTACAGATCCTGCCATTGTTTCCCTGACCAGAATATGCTCTGTGAACAAAGACCTCGGCAGCTAGTGGACCGTAAACCTAATGGGGGAGGTAGGAAAGGCTGCAGTGAATTGAAGCCTTCAATTCAAACTCACGGGATCTCCACATCTGCTGAAAACCGTTCCTGGGACACCATCAAATCCCTGACATCTtcaaaagagaaactgaaaagcaaaaggttTGGCCTTGGCCTTTTCTGGAGAAGtgcttccaaaaaagaaaaacgtAAGAAGGAGTACTCCACTTTTTCAGCCCAGTTTCCTCCCAAGGAGTGGCCAGTCAGGGATGAAGATGACTTAGATAATATTCCACGTGATATTGAACATGAAATCATCAAACGTATTAACCCTACTCTTACAGTtgataatttgattaaacacacaattttaatgcagaagtttgaggagcaaaaaaaatacatcagtaaGGGTACCTTGGCTGAAGTGTCAATAGTCAGGCAAAACCATCTTTCAAAGGACTGTATTCAAAAGACAGAAAGTAAACCAGCAAAACACACCAGGAAAACCAAATcaaaggaagagaagcagaTTAGTAGAAGCAACAGGAAATTTCACATACATGAGCTAACATCCCAAAATGAGAAACTGGAAGAGAACCTTTCACTGCCTATCTTAAACCAACAGCCATCTGATGTAGGAGTGGAATCCCATGTCatatataaaaaacaaattaagaacCCTTTCCAGGGTCTGTCATGGAGACGCAACTTTCATGCAAAAGGGTACAAAGGTACTATTAACAGTCAGCTGAAGTCCAGGACTCGAAAGCAAGACAGAGCTTTACAAAGGCCATGGTCCTTGGACTCCTCAAAAACTTTTGACTATGAAACCAAACAGCTGACTACTGAAATGCAGGCTGACAAAGCTAAGCAAAACAAACTACTCCATGCTAATAGGTCTTCCCTCCAACTAAAGAAAGACAGTTTAAGTGAAAACTTTAGTTATCTGCAAGGCAATACTTTGCAAATAGATAATAAAAGTAAATACTTTCTGGAGAGTactatttctgaagaaaacatctACAgaggaacagtaaaaaaaaatcctggggATATTAAAAAATCCCCTCACTCCTACATTGAAGATAATGGTGTGTGCAAAGAAGATGCAAAATTTTCATTACATCTGAAAGATGAGAATTGCAGGTGCAAAGCTGACACTGTATGTGAGCTATTAGATCAAACAGCAAATGAATTTCAAAATGTCCATCTTTCAAATTATACAGCCAATGTCAGCCTGGTAAAAAAAATTGGTGTGAAATACAGACAAAAGACTGATAAAAAGAGTGAacttatatttaaatatgacTGTGCCAGCCATCCCGGATCAATGAAGCTGGGAAGTGAAGGATTTACTGATAACTGCCATCTTCTGTACCAAAAAGCACATGATGGTGACACCTGTAACTCGTTACATCTGGATGACAATTTTGAAGGCAATGAACCATGTCACCTGCCTCCTGGCCATGCTTTTTCAGATACAAGAGACTGGAATAAAGCTGTGCAAAAGCTGGGGACAGCTATGTCCCTAAAAAACTGTAAGGTTAATACTTATCCCGCCCAGTACAACACAACTGTAAATAAATGTGACTCTGGAGAGCATGGATATAAGGAAAGTGCTAGTTTTGCAGAATCAACAGATGGCTCAAAAGAGCATCCAAAACCAGGTTTCTCAGAAGAAAGTTGTTTGTGCAGTCAGGTTCTTCTGATAGGTcgcagaaaggaagaagaagctGGCCTTACTGAATGTGCAGAGGCTTCAGCTGTAGCAGATTTCTGCCACACTAATGAGGCTGACTCAGATGCTGACActttgcagaacttcacctaTGAGATAGGTGAAGTAGTGGCATGCTGTGCTTTGGGCTCACAGACCAAAGAAATGAGAAAccctctgggaaaaaaagatctgCTTTTTAAGAATGCATGTACTGTGGTATCAGGACAGAAACACCCAGAAGGGACAGAAAACCACAGCATTACAGGAGACAGCGGAATTGACTCCCCAAG ATGGAATGAAAAGAAGATGAAGCCTCCTGCCAAATTCTGA